In Terriglobales bacterium, one genomic interval encodes:
- a CDS encoding aminotransferase class V-fold PLP-dependent enzyme, whose amino-acid sequence MSLEQAREQFPALRDKVFLDAACVSVAPRRATEAIARFLEMAALCPSRSATLHHIAMDEMRAEARPEIARLLNAAADEIALVESTTHGLAIAAERIPLERGDCVLLCDLEFMQVAIPWVQKQSEGIAIDVVPHRDGRLLPEDVAARMGPKTRVLVLSSVQWSNGFRCDLGKLGALCRQRGIWLVVDAIQQLGAFPIDVAATPVDILTCGGHKWLNSPFGAGFLYIRRDAQARLRPPMRGYLSVETPEGGWGNYFQTPSITPVRDYHFVGGAPSYEIGGTANYPGAIGLAASLRLIHELGQQRIAAHITSLTDQLIAGLQTLGVTVVTPTEPEHRSGIVTFSMGSPQKNLQMMERLLDHKVLVSVRYTSHVGGVRVSCHFFNSKADIDKLLETVERSEP is encoded by the coding sequence ATGAGTCTGGAGCAGGCGCGGGAGCAGTTCCCGGCGCTCCGGGATAAAGTCTTTCTTGACGCGGCCTGCGTCAGCGTGGCGCCGCGCCGTGCCACCGAAGCCATTGCACGTTTCCTGGAGATGGCGGCGCTTTGCCCCTCGCGCTCGGCGACGCTGCATCACATCGCCATGGACGAAATGCGGGCCGAGGCGCGGCCGGAGATCGCGCGTCTGCTGAACGCGGCCGCGGACGAGATCGCCCTGGTCGAAAGCACCACCCACGGTCTCGCCATCGCGGCAGAGCGCATCCCGCTGGAGCGTGGCGATTGCGTCTTGCTCTGTGACCTGGAGTTCATGCAGGTAGCCATTCCCTGGGTCCAGAAGCAGAGCGAAGGAATTGCGATCGACGTAGTTCCGCATCGCGATGGCCGGCTGCTACCGGAAGACGTCGCCGCGCGCATGGGACCGAAGACCCGCGTGCTGGTCCTCAGCTCGGTGCAGTGGTCCAACGGGTTCCGCTGCGACCTGGGGAAGCTCGGGGCGCTGTGCCGCCAGCGGGGCATATGGTTAGTGGTGGACGCCATCCAGCAGTTGGGCGCGTTTCCCATCGATGTCGCCGCCACGCCCGTCGATATCCTCACCTGCGGCGGGCACAAGTGGCTCAACTCTCCCTTCGGCGCGGGCTTCCTCTATATCCGTCGTGACGCGCAGGCGCGCCTGCGCCCGCCCATGCGCGGCTACCTGAGCGTCGAGACGCCGGAAGGCGGCTGGGGAAATTATTTTCAAACTCCCTCCATCACCCCGGTGCGTGACTACCACTTCGTGGGCGGCGCGCCCAGCTACGAGATCGGTGGGACGGCGAACTATCCCGGCGCCATCGGCCTGGCGGCTTCCTTGCGGCTGATCCATGAACTGGGACAACAGCGCATCGCCGCGCACATCACCAGCCTTACGGACCAGTTGATTGCTGGGCTTCAGACCTTGGGCGTCACCGTGGTAACGCCGACGGAGCCCGAGCATCGCTCCGGCATCGTCACCTTTTCGATGGGATCGCCGCAGAAGAACCTGCAAATGATGGAACGGCTACTTGACCACAAGGTTCTGGTCTCGGTGCGTTACACCTCCCACGTGGGCGGCGTCCGGGTTTCCTGCCACTTCTTCAACTCGAAAGCGGACATCGACAAGCTGCTCGAGACGGTGGAACGCAGCGAACCATAG
- a CDS encoding amino acid permease, producing the protein MDSTAEVQRAPALEILEKEKGLARQLSERQLAMIAIGGAIGTGLFLGSALAVRVAGPAVILTYLLGAVVALLLMGTLAEMAVAHPTAGSFGVYAEIYVSRWAGFVIRYTYWAAQSIAIGGEAVAVAIYCQWWWPQVPQWIWVVGFSLALVYINARSVGNFGEFEYWFSMIKVVAILLFVVFGAAMLLGLGQAERIGLRNLTEHGGFFPLGVKGAWMALVFVIFSYIGTEVVAVTAGEALDPQKAVPRAMRTMVVRLILFYVAAITVLLAVVPWNQIQPGEGITASPFVRVFALMGVPAAAHIVNFVVLTAALSSMNCNLYLATRMVFSLARGGYAPSSFGQVSAKGTPVLALLVSAGGLLIATLFAWRFPETAYVYMFGIALFGGLFVWFMIFITHLFFRKRWSERELAEFPVRMRGSPYTTLLGAALLAAILATTWWVEGMRITLIAGLPWLAFISAAYWVWGRK; encoded by the coding sequence TTGGACTCGACCGCAGAAGTGCAGCGCGCTCCGGCGCTGGAGATCCTGGAGAAAGAAAAGGGCCTGGCACGCCAGTTGAGTGAGCGGCAACTGGCCATGATCGCCATTGGCGGCGCCATCGGCACGGGCCTGTTCCTGGGCAGCGCGTTGGCGGTGCGGGTGGCCGGACCGGCAGTCATCCTCACTTATCTGCTGGGAGCGGTGGTGGCCTTGCTGCTGATGGGCACGCTGGCGGAAATGGCGGTGGCGCATCCCACAGCCGGCTCGTTCGGCGTTTATGCCGAGATCTACGTCTCGCGCTGGGCGGGATTCGTCATACGCTACACCTACTGGGCGGCCCAGTCCATCGCCATCGGCGGCGAAGCGGTGGCGGTGGCCATCTACTGTCAGTGGTGGTGGCCGCAGGTACCGCAGTGGATCTGGGTCGTGGGATTCTCGCTGGCTTTGGTGTACATCAACGCGCGCAGCGTGGGGAACTTCGGCGAGTTCGAATACTGGTTCTCCATGATCAAGGTGGTGGCCATCTTGTTGTTTGTGGTGTTCGGTGCGGCGATGCTGCTGGGCTTGGGACAGGCCGAGCGCATCGGCCTGCGCAATCTTACCGAGCATGGCGGCTTCTTCCCCTTGGGTGTCAAGGGCGCGTGGATGGCGCTGGTCTTCGTCATCTTCAGCTACATCGGGACCGAAGTCGTAGCGGTGACGGCAGGCGAGGCCCTCGATCCGCAGAAAGCCGTGCCGCGCGCCATGCGTACCATGGTGGTGCGGCTCATCCTGTTCTATGTGGCAGCCATCACCGTGCTGCTGGCGGTGGTGCCCTGGAACCAGATCCAGCCGGGTGAGGGCATCACGGCCAGTCCTTTCGTGCGCGTGTTCGCGCTCATGGGCGTGCCTGCGGCGGCGCACATCGTGAATTTCGTGGTACTCACCGCGGCGCTTTCCAGCATGAACTGCAACCTCTACCTGGCGACGCGCATGGTGTTTTCCCTAGCCCGGGGAGGCTATGCGCCGTCTAGCTTCGGCCAGGTTTCCGCCAAAGGAACGCCGGTGCTCGCCTTGCTGGTCTCTGCCGGCGGGCTGTTGATTGCCACGCTCTTTGCCTGGCGATTTCCCGAAACTGCCTACGTCTACATGTTCGGCATCGCTCTGTTCGGCGGCCTGTTCGTGTGGTTCATGATCTTCATCACCCACCTGTTTTTCCGCAAGCGATGGAGCGAGAGGGAGCTGGCGGAATTTCCCGTGCGCATGCGCGGATCTCCCTACACCACCCTGCTGGGCGCCGCCCTGCTGGCCGCCATCCTGGCTACCACCTGGTGGGTGGAGGGAATGCGCATCACCCTCATCGCGGGCCTGCCCTGGCTGGCCTTCATCTCGGCGGCGTACTGGGTGTGGGGACGGAAATAG